The sequence below is a genomic window from Thermus hydrothermalis.
AGGCGGGATAGCCCGAAAGCGCTCCTTAGGGCCCTCCGCCCCCTGGCCCAAGAGGCGCGGGCCGAGGGGGCGGGGCTTTTGCTCCTTCCCGAGCTCCTCCTGGGCAAGCGGGAAGCGCCGGACCTGCCCCAGGCCCTGGAGGAGCTGGCGGGGGAAGAGGGCCTAAAGGTGGCGGCGGGCCTCCTCCTGGAAGGGGAAAACCGCCTCCAGGTCTTTCCCCACGGCCCCGCCTACGCCAAGGTCCACCTCTACCTGACGGAGGAGGAAGAGGGGGACATGGGGCTCCGCCCAGGGGAGGGTCCCGTACCCCTCGTCCACGGGGGCCGCACCTTCGGCCTCGCCCTCTGCTACGACCTGGACTTCCCCGAGCTCTTCCGGGCCTACGCCCTCGAGGGCGCCCAGGGCTTTCTGGTGGGGGCTGCCTGGCCCGGGGCCTACGCCGAGCTCATGGAGGTCCTGGCCCGGGCCCGGGCGGCGGAGAACCAGGCCTACCTCCTCCTGGCGAGCCGGGCGGACACGGGAAGCCCAAGCCTCTTCGTGGGCCCCGACGGCCGGGTCCTCGGGCGGAGGGAGGAAGAGGGC
It includes:
- a CDS encoding carbon-nitrogen hydrolase family protein; its protein translation is MRLALAHLARRDSPKALLRALRPLAQEARAEGAGLLLLPELLLGKREAPDLPQALEELAGEEGLKVAAGLLLEGENRLQVFPHGPAYAKVHLYLTEEEEGDMGLRPGEGPVPLVHGGRTFGLALCYDLDFPELFRAYALEGAQGFLVGAAWPGAYAELMEVLARARAAENQAYLLLASRADTGSPSLFVGPDGRVLGRREEEGLLLAEPDWGFLEAYRARYPLLKHRREGAYRLW